The Kwoniella dendrophila CBS 6074 chromosome 3, complete sequence genome contains a region encoding:
- a CDS encoding asparagine synthase (glutamine-hydrolyzing), whose product MCGIYCCFNRQGDLASYRPRAIACSKKQRHRGPDWSGCYMTKDTIMVHERLAIVGVDTGAQPLVSEDDQLVLAVNGEIYNHVELRKSLKNQDAVFKTHSDCEVIMHLYREHDTGLCAKLDGMFSFVLLDKSVEPPRLIAARDPIGITTLYMGYHSSSPDTLYFSSELKAIHEEVDNLIAFPPGHFYDSKSKKLERYFKPTWWDGDVKGGPIPRNEVDYKLLRETLEGAVRKRLMSEVPYGVLLSGGLDSSLIASIAARETDKLAEEHEKFRRERKQAIADGKWVGDEKPLATWPQLHSFAIGLPGAPDLIAAKKAADFLGTVHHEYTFTLEEGLDAIEEVIYHLETFDVTTVRASTPMYLLSRKIKAMGVKMVLSGEGSDEIFGGYLYFHAAPNAQDFHEELVKRVKNLHTADCLRANKSTMAWGLEARVPFLDKQFLEVAMNVDAKYKMFSKGTQQEVDEDGRPKMEKYIIRKAFDCSPDGKAYLPDSILWRQKEQFSDGVGYSWIDGIKDHASSKVSDEQFNSRSERFPESTPDTKEAYWIREIFESHFPTKAAASTAVRWIPKQEWGVSSDPSGRAVSIHTAAYENKA is encoded by the exons ATGTGTGGTATTTACTGTTGTTTCAACAGacaaggtgatttagcatCATATAGACCAAGAGCAATTGCATGTtcaaaaaaacaaagacaTAGAGGTCCAGATTGGTCAGGATGTTATATGACAAAAGATACTATTATGGTACATGAAAGATTAGCCATTGTTGGTGTTG ACACCGGTGCTCAGCCTCTCGttagtgaagatgatcaacttgttcttgCCGTCAACGGTGAAATTTACAACCACGTTGAATTGAGAAAAAGTCTCAAGAACCAAGATGCCGTTTTCAAGACACATTCAGATTGTGAAGTAATCATGCACTTG TACCGAGAACATGATACAGGATTGTGTGCTAAACTCGATGGAATGTTCTCTTTCGTTTTACTTGATAAATCAGTTGAACCACCTAGATTAATTGCCGCTAGAGATCCAATTGGTATAACAACATTATATATGGgatatcattcatcttcacctgatacATTATATTTCTCTTCAGAATTAAAAGCAATTcatgaagaagttgataacTTGATCGCTTTCCCACCTGGTCATTTCTATGAttcaaaatctaaaaaattagaaagatATTTCAAACCTACATGGTGGGATGGTGATGTAAAAGGTGGACCAATTCCTCGTAACGAAGTAGATTATAAATTATTAAGAGAAACTTTAGAAGGTGCAGTAAGAAAAAGATTAATGTCTGAAGTACCATATGGTGTTTTATTATCAGGTGGTTTAGATTCAAGTTTAATCGCTTCTATAGCAGCAAGAGAAActgataaattagctgaagaacaTGAAAAATtcagaagagaaagaaaacaagCTATCGCAGATGGTAAATGGgttg GTGACGAAAAACCTCTTGCTACTTGGCCACAACTTCACTCTTTCGCTATCGGTCTTCCAGGTGCTCCAGATTTAATAGCTGCCAAAAAAGCTGCCGATTTCTTAGGTACAGTTCACCATGAATACACTTTCACCTTAGAAGAAGGTCTCGATGCTATTGAAGAAGTTATCTACCACCTTGAAACCTTTGATGTCACAACTGTTAGAGCTTCTACACCTATGTACTTGTTATCTAGAAAAATTAAAGCTATGGGTGTTAAAATGGTATTGAGTGGTGAAGGATCCGATGAAATCTTTGGTG GTTATCTTTACTTCCACGCTGCTCCTAACGCACAAGACTTCCACGAAGAATTAGTAAAACGTGTGAAAAACTTGCACACCGCTGATTGTCTCCGAGCCAACAA ATCCACCATGGCATGGGGTCTTGAAGCGCGTGTACCTTTCCTCGATAAACAATTCCTTGAAGTTGCTATGAACGTTGATGCCAAATACAAGATGTTCTCAAAAGGTACACAacaagaagttgatgaagatggaagaccaaaaatggaaaaa TACATAATTAGAAAAGCATTTGATTGTTCACCTGATGGAAAAGCATATTTACCAGATTCAATATTATGGAGacaaaaagaacaatttTCTGATGGTGTTGGATATTCATGGATTGATGGAATTAAAGATCATGCTTCAAGTAAAGTTTCAGATGAACAATTTAATTCTAGAAGTGAAAGATTCCCTGAATCAACACCAGATACAAAAGAAGCTTATTGGATTAGAGAAATTTTCGAATCTCATTTCCCAACAAAAGCTGCAGCTTCAACTGCAGTAAGATGGATTCCAAAACAAGAATGGGGTGTTTCTTCTGATCCTTCAGGAAGAGCCGTTTCAATTCATACTGCTGCTTATGAAAACAAAGCTTAA